The window caacatgtgaacagATATATGAAAaggaagctatatacaggataaataggaaataatgaaaagatggaAAGTATGGGAATCAAGAGGAGTCAATTTGTAGTTAGATTTTAGTTGAAACCAGGGAGGTCAGTCatcagaaaggaggagggaaaacaccaggcacaggagacagccagagagaattacattatatttgtaaagtgtacttagcaaagtacctggcgtTGGATAGGAACTAGCTTGTAGCAGCCACATCAATCGCTAAGGGTCGGGAGTAGACCATAGTCAGCACTTAATGtttctttaattaaaatgaaTGGAATCATGGGAACGTTTGAGGCCATCTGCAGTGGTCAATACCCCCCTCGCCCCCATTCTTGGTTGTTTCTGAGTAGTGtccaattcttcttgaccccatttggggttttcttggcagatatacttggcaaagagactggaggagTTTGGCCCTTTacttccccaactcatttttttttggggggggtgaggcaattggggttaaatgactttctccggatcacacagctattaagtgtcaagtgtctgaggctggatttgaactcaggtactcctgaatccagggccggtgctttatccactgtgccatctaggtgccccctccccaactcattttacagttgggaaaaggGTTGAGTGATtcgttcaaggtcacacagctagtaagtgcctgaggcggATTAgcacttaggtccttctgactccaggcccggtatGCTAGCCATttcaccgcctagctgccccagtttgacAGCTGGGGGAActgaagggttaaatgactcgtctaaggtcacacagctagtttgtgacATAGGTGAGAGAATTCCCAGACACCATAGTACCACCAGAATCCCGCTGTCTAAGTTGGTCTCCACACAAAGCCTCTTTCACATTATGCCTTATCCATTCCTACACGTCGTTTGGAACTTGATTCCGTGGGATGTGGGGTGAGGTTGTAGGTGCGCTGTCCAACCTTCCCCCCACTCAAGAGGGCGAAGCTATCGGGTCTTCGCTTTGCAGTCTTCCTTTGGCGTGGGTCCAAGGGCGTCCAGTGGAGGTCAGCGCGAGGCAGCCCTGTGCGCCTGGGCTCGCTTCCGTTCCGGCCGGGAAAAAGAGGTCACGACGCCCCTAGAAATGTGGGTGTGGGAGAGACGGGAGAGGGATTTCTACATGGACCAGAGCCTGGCTCAcagtgggatgggggaggggccgGGGCTGCTGTGACGTCGGCACCAGCATTGAGACCCCCACAATGCTCGTAAGGACCAGAACCCCGGGCGGCGCCAGACTCTGCAGGTGAGTAAAAGGGCTTGGGGAGGGCTtagggagggtttggggaggagGAGCTGTCCCGCCGATGGATCAGGGCAGGGGACACCGCTCTGGGTGGacactgaaaagttacagcagtcCCGGGGGGCATGATGAAAACTCAAGACTCAAGGGAAAAcgctgggatggggaggggactTCCCAGAAATCGGCCCAGGTCTCCTACAAACTATTTGGGGGTAAGGATGGTTCAACCGCCCCAAGAGATTACCccccccctctttcttcctccaacAGCCTCTCCCCAAATTCAATTTAGTTTCGGTCTACCAAGGGAGTGGTGTTACTTGTGCTGTATTGTCACAGGACcccaggagggaggaggagatgggCCCGGGATGGCTCTGGGACAAAGAGGCAGGAAACACCCAGGAGTGAGCTCCCCATCCCCACCGGGAAGATTCCAATTGGCCTACGCATAATGTTCCCCTCAAGAAACCCAAATACTGAAGTCCAGGAAAAATAATGATCCTCACACAcgtgcactcacacacacagagcactTTGAAGATAACAAAGTGCAGGATTCCTACCAATAAACCTGTGAAGTAGATAGTATTAGGCATTATTCCCTACCTATTTTTTGCATATTGAGAAATTGGGGTTCAGAAAGattaaaggtcacacagctagtgatatTGGAGCTGGAATTCAAGCCATACCTCCTTGGCTGCAAATTTAGCAGTCTTCTCAGTGATGAATCCTAATATAGCCATGGGGAGACATCCCTTTCCTCCAGCAGGATACCTGCTACCTGTATTAGATAGAGACTTTTTTCTGGTGTCCCAAGACATCAGGGAGGCCTTGGCTGGTTAACTATCTGTAGACATTAGGCAGGTAAGTCAACTGAACCATCTTGCCTCCATCCCTCCACTGTAGAGAGAGACAGCACTCTTCTGCTGGGCTATAAAATTGTCCCTCCTTGGGAGATAGATAGTCAAGGAATTAGAATAATAAGTGACTGAAACAGGGCAGAAGGATAGAGGTCTCCTTTTCTCCTACCTCCTAGGTAAAAGAGAACCCAGGATTCATCTCCTGTGGGGACAGTCCCTACCTCAGCTACCCAGGGCCCTGAAAATATTAGCTACCCTGTCCTCTCCAATCCCACCCTCTCTCCTGCAGGGAAGCTGTCCCAGTCCCTTGGCCCAGGGCCTGGGAGAGGCTGTCAGACATCCCCCTGCCCTTGTGATCATCTGGTGGCCACTCGGTGGTAATCAGGACCTGGAACtgaacatccatccatccatccatccctccaggCCCCACACACCATCACCAGCTGTTGAGCCCAAGAGAGTTCTGGACGTTGCCTGCTCAGTCCACGTAGGGTCAGGACCACCCCTGGCTCCAGGGGCAGCTGAGTCAGACAGCAAGACCCTGAAACCAAAGGCCAGGCCTACAAATCTGGCTACCAGCACCCAGATTTAAAGAAACCTGATTcactaagaagactggaaaccaATTCCCTCACCCCCAGGGACACAGATAACTAATGTCTAACAGAAAAGTCAAATCCCCTCAGCCTGAGACTTCACCCTTTGGGCAACTCCTTGTGTAGTTCCAAACCTCTTTGTCCGAGAGcttcactacaaaaaaaaaaaaaaagaatatcccccctcctcttcccccttggAGGATCAGGTCCATCTCTGTGCCCGCCCATGAGTGTGGGCCCCCAAGTCCCTGGGAAATGGACATCAGTATCCAGAACATCCTGAGCTTTTGCTTTGGACGCTTTCTAGGGTCTAAGAACAGCCAGCCTTTCCTGCCCAAGATTGAAGGCCCTCTGTTGCAGATCATGGGTCGCCCCCCATCGGAGGCGGAAGATGCCCTTCTGGAGAATGAAATCCTTCCAGACAGCATGCAGTACTTCCCCGAGGGAGACAGCATGAGCAGTACAGAGAGGGACCAGGGCCCTTGGGATGCGGTATCATTCCCTGACGGGGAGGGATCCACCGGGGTCGTGGACAGAAGCAAGCTGCTGTGGGAGTCTAGCCTCGTCCCCATCTCTGAGGCACTGGGGGCCCCAACCACGGAGCACCCTGCTAGCTGTAACTGTGGGCAGCTGGGACCCATAGCACTCTTCTCTCTCCCGGAGGCCACAGAGACAGTGACACGCAACTCTTCGCAGAATGCATCTGCCCACCCCAGACAAAGTGATTGGAGGATGGAcacagaagagaggaaggagctgATGAGCTCCTTCTCCATGAGGCCTGACCCCGCCAGACAGCTGTGGCCTAAGACTCGGGTGTGCCAGGCGTATCACGGAACTTCAGAAGCAGGCCGGCCCACCACAGGATACTGGGGCTCTCCTCAGCCTGAAGCCAGGCTCCTACAGCCACCTCATCTAGACCTGGGTCCCACACAAGGGTGTGCTAGCCCGAAGCCCTACTGTGAATGGTCAGACACACAGGCACACGCAGACATGAACATGCACATAGAGAAGCCGT is drawn from Dromiciops gliroides isolate mDroGli1 chromosome 2, mDroGli1.pri, whole genome shotgun sequence and contains these coding sequences:
- the LOC122739807 gene encoding uncharacterized protein LOC122739807 isoform X2, yielding MGRPPSEAEDALLENEILPDSMQYFPEGDSMSSTERDQGPWDAVSFPDGEGSTGVVDRSKLLWESSLVPISEALGAPTTEHPASCNCGQLGPIALFSLPEATETVTRNSSQNASAHPRQSDWRMDTEERKELMSSFSMRPDPARQLWPKTRVCQAYHGTSEAGRPTTGYWGSPQPEARLLQPPHLDLGPTQGCASPKPYCEWSDTQAHADMNMHIEKPSQAHQHEHIHRKKHFRMKADTDLGHPTF
- the LOC122739807 gene encoding uncharacterized protein LOC122739807 isoform X1 is translated as MDISIQNILSFCFGRFLGSKNSQPFLPKIEGPLLQIMGRPPSEAEDALLENEILPDSMQYFPEGDSMSSTERDQGPWDAVSFPDGEGSTGVVDRSKLLWESSLVPISEALGAPTTEHPASCNCGQLGPIALFSLPEATETVTRNSSQNASAHPRQSDWRMDTEERKELMSSFSMRPDPARQLWPKTRVCQAYHGTSEAGRPTTGYWGSPQPEARLLQPPHLDLGPTQGCASPKPYCEWSDTQAHADMNMHIEKPSQAHQHEHIHRKKHFRMKADTDLGHPTF